The Lactuca sativa cultivar Salinas chromosome 2, Lsat_Salinas_v11, whole genome shotgun sequence genome includes a window with the following:
- the LOC111899884 gene encoding uncharacterized protein LOC111899884 isoform X1, giving the protein MFWKLTALSASSPVESVLDKENFTLEELLDEEDIIQECKALNSRLINFLRDRAQVEQLLQYIIVESQEDADSKRTFKFPFIACEIFTCEIDVIFKALVEDEELMNLLFSFLEPTRPHSALLAGYFSKVVICLMVRKTVPLMNYVQAHQYVFQQLVDLIGITSIKEVLVRLVGGDDHMYPNYAEVMQWLADSNLLEMIVDKLNPSAPPEVHANAAETLCAITRTAPSPLASKLSSSSYVTRIFGHALEDSHSKSGLVHSLSVCISLLDPKKSTPSSLFNSFRGQHMYESPVQVNQETVGAMLPKLGDLLMLLNVSLDDKILATSYGQLKPPLGKHRLKIVEFIAVLLKTGNQTAEKELIASGTIQRVVDLFFEYPFNNALHHHVESIIYSCLESRNDTMMDHLFQDCSLITKIQQADNYSTLNQPTLVASGRNPPRVGNLGHVTRIANKIIQLANSDSRIQTHIKESSEWSEWQTTVLQERNMVENVYRWACGRPSALQERSRDSDEDEIHDRDYDVAALANNLSQAFQYNIYDDNEETQEGHGTLNRDDEDGYFDDESAEVVISSLRLGDEEGSLFTNSNWFAFEEERMRMGEGEGEGEGPTSHSEAMDEINLNGSGTSNGGNNRSDDEVVVDKKNPFIEEENVINGDLNDKEREEDLFADRPMPEWVSGGGGVNPFLDYENTSAANANGSSEKENEKGGGLFEEDVEFVGVELELELELEGSEKAMDGALKEGIVGEAGPLKKQEVIPGPEKEENELKKDFNDSNYWRVDPDPNLDVSE; this is encoded by the exons ATGTTTTGGAAACTTACAGCTCTATCTGCTTCTTCACCT GTTGAGTCAGTCTTGGACAAGGAAAATTTCACATTGGAAGAGCTCTTGGATGAAGAAGATATTATTCAAGAATGCAAAGCATTGAATAGCCGCCTCATTAATTT TTTGCGAGACAGAGCCCAGGTTGAACAACTATTGCAGTATATTATAGTAGAGTCTCAAGAGGATGCTGATAGCAAACGTACATTCAA GTTTCCTTTCATTGCTTGTGAGATATTCACATGTGAGATTGATGTAATCTTCAAAGCTTTAGTTGAGGACGAGGAG CTAATGAATTTACTTTTCTCCTTCTTGGAGCCAACACGTCCACATAGTGCCTTGCTGGCCGGGTACTTCAGTAAG GTTGTGATATGTCTCATGGTACGCAAGACGGTTCCACTTATGAATTATGTTCAA GCCCATCAGTATGTTTTCCAGCAGCTAGTTGATTTAATAGGAATTACATCAATAAAGGAG gtGTTGGTGAGACTTGTTGGAGGTGATGATCATATGTATCCCAATTATGCAGAAGTTATGCAATGGTTGGCAGACAGCAATCTGTTAGAAATGATTGTGGATAAACTGAATCCATCT GCTCCTCCTGAAGTACATGCTAATGCAGCCGAAACTTTATGTGCTATAACCCGAACTGCTCCATCTCCACTTGCCTCTAAGCTTTCAAGCTCAAG TTACGTTACAAGGATATTTGGTCATGCATTGGAAGACTCACATTCAAAATCAGGACTTGTCCACTCATTATCTGTGTGCATATCCTTATTAGATCCTAAAAAATCAACCCCTTCATCTTTATTCAATTCTTTTCGAGGTCAACACATGTATGAATCACCCGTACAAGTCAACCAGGAGACTGTAGGTGCAATGCTGCCAAAACTTG GTGACTTGTTGATGTTATTGAATGTGTCGTTGGATGATAAAATTTTGGCAACTTCATATGGGCAATTGAAGCCTCCTCTAGGCAAGCATCGTTTAAAGATTGTGGAGTTCATAGCAGTTTTACTGAAAACCGGAAATCAAACTGCAGAAAAGGAATTAATTGCATCTGGAACTATTCAAAGAGTTGTTGATCTTTTCTTCGA GTACCCATTTAATAACGCTTTACATCATCATGTTGAAAGCATAATATATTCCTGTTTAGAAAGTAGAAACGACACCATGATGGATCATCTGTTTCAAGACTGTTCTCTGATAACAAAGATCCAACAAGCAGATAATTATTCCACCCTTAATCAG CCGACATTGGTGGCTTCGGGAAGAAATCCGCCCCGAGTTGGAAACCTGGGACACGTGACACGTATTGCCAATAAAATCATCCAGCTGGCAAACAGCGATAGCCGTATCCAGACACACATCAAG GAAAGTAGTGAATGGAGCGAATGGCAGACTACAGTTCTACAGGAACGTAACATGGTTGAAAATGTGTACCGATGGGCTTGCGG GCGGCCATCTGCACTGCAAGAGAGAAGTAGGGACAGTGATGAAGATGAGATTCATGACAGAGACTATGATGTTGCTGCTTTAGCAAATAATCTAAGTCAAGCATTTCAATACAACATATACGATGACAATGAAGAAACTCAAGAG GGTCATGGAACTCTTAATCGGGATGATGAG GATGGTTACTTTGATGATGAATCGGCTGAAGTTGTGATATCATCGTTGAGGTTAGGTGATGAAGAAGGCAGTCTGTTTACAAATTCAAATTGGTTTGCTTTTGAAGAGGAGAGAATGAGAATGGGTGAGGGTGAGGGTGAGGGTGAGGGGCCTACATCACACTCTGAAGCAATGGATGAGATCAATTTGAATGGAAGTGGGACATCTAACGGTGGTAATAACAGAAGTGATGATGAAGTGGTGGTTGATAAAAAAAATCCGTTTATTGAAGAGGAGAATGTAATAAACGGAGATTTGAATGATAAGGAGAGGGAGGAGGATCTGTTTGCAGATAGGCCGATGCCAGAATGGGTTTCAGGAGGAGGAGGGGTGAATCCGTTTCTGGATTACGAAAATACATCTGCAGCAAATGCAAATGGGTCAAgcgaaaaagaaaatgaaaagggTGGTGGTTTGTTTGAAGAAGATGTGGAGTTTGTAGGGGtagaattggaattggaattggaattggaaggGAGTGAAAAGGCGATGGATGGGGCTCTTAAGGAGGGGATTGTTGGGGAAGCAGGGCCTTTGAAAAAGCAGGAGGTGATTCCTGGACCTGAGAAAGAGGAAAATGAGTTGAAGAAGGATTTTAATGATTCAAACTACTGGAGGGTTGACCCCGACCCCAACCTTGATGTTTCTGAGTGA
- the LOC111899884 gene encoding uncharacterized protein LOC111899884 isoform X2, giving the protein MFWKLTALSASSPVESVLDKENFTLEELLDEEDIIQECKALNSRLINFLRDRAQVEQLLQYIIVESQEDADSKRTFKFPFIACEIFTCEIDVIFKALVEDEELMNLLFSFLEPTRPHSALLAGYFSKVVICLMVRKTVPLMNYVQAHQYVFQQLVDLIGITSIKEVLVRLVGGDDHMYPNYAEVMQWLADSNLLEMIVDKLNPSAPPEVHANAAETLCAITRTAPSPLASKLSSSSYVTRIFGHALEDSHSKSGLVHSLSVCISLLDPKKSTPSSLFNSFRGQHMYESPVQVNQETVGAMLPKLGDLLMLLNVSLDDKILATSYGQLKPPLGKHRLKIVEFIAVLLKTGNQTAEKELIASGTIQRVVDLFFEYPFNNALHHHVESIIYSCLESRNDTMMDHLFQDCSLITKIQQADNYSTLNQPTLVASGRNPPRVGNLGHVTRIANKIIQLANSDSRIQTHIKESSEWSEWQTTVLQERNMVENVYRWACGRPSALQERSRDSDEDEIHDRDYDVAALANNLSQAFQYNIYDDNEETQEDGYFDDESAEVVISSLRLGDEEGSLFTNSNWFAFEEERMRMGEGEGEGEGPTSHSEAMDEINLNGSGTSNGGNNRSDDEVVVDKKNPFIEEENVINGDLNDKEREEDLFADRPMPEWVSGGGGVNPFLDYENTSAANANGSSEKENEKGGGLFEEDVEFVGVELELELELEGSEKAMDGALKEGIVGEAGPLKKQEVIPGPEKEENELKKDFNDSNYWRVDPDPNLDVSE; this is encoded by the exons ATGTTTTGGAAACTTACAGCTCTATCTGCTTCTTCACCT GTTGAGTCAGTCTTGGACAAGGAAAATTTCACATTGGAAGAGCTCTTGGATGAAGAAGATATTATTCAAGAATGCAAAGCATTGAATAGCCGCCTCATTAATTT TTTGCGAGACAGAGCCCAGGTTGAACAACTATTGCAGTATATTATAGTAGAGTCTCAAGAGGATGCTGATAGCAAACGTACATTCAA GTTTCCTTTCATTGCTTGTGAGATATTCACATGTGAGATTGATGTAATCTTCAAAGCTTTAGTTGAGGACGAGGAG CTAATGAATTTACTTTTCTCCTTCTTGGAGCCAACACGTCCACATAGTGCCTTGCTGGCCGGGTACTTCAGTAAG GTTGTGATATGTCTCATGGTACGCAAGACGGTTCCACTTATGAATTATGTTCAA GCCCATCAGTATGTTTTCCAGCAGCTAGTTGATTTAATAGGAATTACATCAATAAAGGAG gtGTTGGTGAGACTTGTTGGAGGTGATGATCATATGTATCCCAATTATGCAGAAGTTATGCAATGGTTGGCAGACAGCAATCTGTTAGAAATGATTGTGGATAAACTGAATCCATCT GCTCCTCCTGAAGTACATGCTAATGCAGCCGAAACTTTATGTGCTATAACCCGAACTGCTCCATCTCCACTTGCCTCTAAGCTTTCAAGCTCAAG TTACGTTACAAGGATATTTGGTCATGCATTGGAAGACTCACATTCAAAATCAGGACTTGTCCACTCATTATCTGTGTGCATATCCTTATTAGATCCTAAAAAATCAACCCCTTCATCTTTATTCAATTCTTTTCGAGGTCAACACATGTATGAATCACCCGTACAAGTCAACCAGGAGACTGTAGGTGCAATGCTGCCAAAACTTG GTGACTTGTTGATGTTATTGAATGTGTCGTTGGATGATAAAATTTTGGCAACTTCATATGGGCAATTGAAGCCTCCTCTAGGCAAGCATCGTTTAAAGATTGTGGAGTTCATAGCAGTTTTACTGAAAACCGGAAATCAAACTGCAGAAAAGGAATTAATTGCATCTGGAACTATTCAAAGAGTTGTTGATCTTTTCTTCGA GTACCCATTTAATAACGCTTTACATCATCATGTTGAAAGCATAATATATTCCTGTTTAGAAAGTAGAAACGACACCATGATGGATCATCTGTTTCAAGACTGTTCTCTGATAACAAAGATCCAACAAGCAGATAATTATTCCACCCTTAATCAG CCGACATTGGTGGCTTCGGGAAGAAATCCGCCCCGAGTTGGAAACCTGGGACACGTGACACGTATTGCCAATAAAATCATCCAGCTGGCAAACAGCGATAGCCGTATCCAGACACACATCAAG GAAAGTAGTGAATGGAGCGAATGGCAGACTACAGTTCTACAGGAACGTAACATGGTTGAAAATGTGTACCGATGGGCTTGCGG GCGGCCATCTGCACTGCAAGAGAGAAGTAGGGACAGTGATGAAGATGAGATTCATGACAGAGACTATGATGTTGCTGCTTTAGCAAATAATCTAAGTCAAGCATTTCAATACAACATATACGATGACAATGAAGAAACTCAAGAG GATGGTTACTTTGATGATGAATCGGCTGAAGTTGTGATATCATCGTTGAGGTTAGGTGATGAAGAAGGCAGTCTGTTTACAAATTCAAATTGGTTTGCTTTTGAAGAGGAGAGAATGAGAATGGGTGAGGGTGAGGGTGAGGGTGAGGGGCCTACATCACACTCTGAAGCAATGGATGAGATCAATTTGAATGGAAGTGGGACATCTAACGGTGGTAATAACAGAAGTGATGATGAAGTGGTGGTTGATAAAAAAAATCCGTTTATTGAAGAGGAGAATGTAATAAACGGAGATTTGAATGATAAGGAGAGGGAGGAGGATCTGTTTGCAGATAGGCCGATGCCAGAATGGGTTTCAGGAGGAGGAGGGGTGAATCCGTTTCTGGATTACGAAAATACATCTGCAGCAAATGCAAATGGGTCAAgcgaaaaagaaaatgaaaagggTGGTGGTTTGTTTGAAGAAGATGTGGAGTTTGTAGGGGtagaattggaattggaattggaattggaaggGAGTGAAAAGGCGATGGATGGGGCTCTTAAGGAGGGGATTGTTGGGGAAGCAGGGCCTTTGAAAAAGCAGGAGGTGATTCCTGGACCTGAGAAAGAGGAAAATGAGTTGAAGAAGGATTTTAATGATTCAAACTACTGGAGGGTTGACCCCGACCCCAACCTTGATGTTTCTGAGTGA
- the LOC128132228 gene encoding uncharacterized protein LOC128132228, with protein MIEYLVCLVTGGRWQVNGTNLEYICPQGGISEFVLIFSEYISYSDFVSMVRSKIGLLDKYRISLRFHHPELNYYIAIVEDVDVRMLINVIKCSGGRAVKVFVVVDEVEEVNGGGEIGNEVVGNLCSFKGSNDPIGTFNTPSVPQFHSVAENVNVSYSPIQYVDPENYKYVGDDDVGTYLNHVGGRCDDVAEQEVKLMNRRVVDKTKKKKNSTQKNEKNHVYGHYVDVGDVCLDITELQSNSDRDELGDEVKAKYPDNLFYGMPPVPAWPVDNNEDIPTQMVDINLQKIQCESIFKNKELLKRCIGKKCLREGFQTRTSRSTKSRYEAVCVSKNCSWLLRAKAIKNTDGLFQVNKFVDVHTCSSTLLQPNHRQANKYVLGEYVADVLAEDYSRVYRGKEIVNDMNAQLNINISYHQAWRAKQYALLSLRGTKEDSFTKLPAYCHNLAKHNPGTVTHIKTDVDDRFEFLYVALGCSVRAFVNFCKPTLVVDGAHLKGEFKGTMLLAVTKDGQNQILPVAYGICKNECTNSWTWFFQKLRDCIGNMQELTIISDRSPSIATSVANIFPHAHHGICGVHLYFNIVSRFGKSKTVKGIFWEACRAYTVDAFDAAMDVMKKTKEPVWEYLKSINPETWSRAHFKGNRYNLMSSNSAESINALSRHARKVPILMLIDFFRATMQQWWFQRRNFAAEATTTLTPWADEVVKENKKNFTKWDVRMISNTKCEVKKGAQNVIVDFQHMTCTCRHWQLDGIPCGHVIRCLTVNNDQDCSRFALNAYFTETLRKTYEESINPLPKPSEWEIPDDLMIVKPPIMDKRQPGRPRNTDRIPSQGEGPIIKECSTCGHLGHTRNNCTGRASGSRAGHIISTAEMAYNIGGSAGCSQTHNADFDIKQP; from the exons atgattgaatatttggtttgtcttgtaaccggtgggagatggcaagttaatggaactaatctggaatacatatgtccacagggaggtatttctgaatttgttttgatattttctgagtatattagttatagtgattttgtatctatggtaagaagcaaaattggtttgttagacaaatatagaattagtcttcgtttccaccatcctgaattaaattattatatagctatagttgaagacgtggatgttagaatgttgataaacgtaatcaaatgtagtggaggaagggctgtgaaagtgtttgtggtggttgatgaagttgaggaggttaatgggggcggtgaaattggaaacgaagttgttggtaatttatgcagttttaaagggagcaacgatccgataggtactttcaatactcctagtgtacctcagtttcacagtgttgctgaaaatgttaatgttagttattcacctattcaatatgtggatcccgagaattacaagtatgttggtgatgatgatgttggtacatatcttaatcatgttggtggtcgttgtgatgatgttgccgaacaagaagttaaacttatgaataggcgtgtggtagataaaactaaaaagaaaaaaaattcaactcaaaaaaatgaaaaaaatcatgtttacgggcattatgttgatgttggtgatgtatgtttagatataaccgagctacaaagtaattccgatagagatgagttgggtgatgaagttaaagctaagtatcccgataaccttttttacggtatgccccctgtaccagcatggccagttgataataatgaagatatcccaacacagatggtagacattaatcttcaaaagattcaatgtgagagtatatttaaaaacaaagaacttttaaagcggtgtattggtaaaaaatgtcttcgagaaggtttccagacgaggacaagtagatccaccaaatcaaggtatgaagctgtgtgtgtttcgaaaaattgttcttggttactaagagcaaaagcaattaaaaatactgatggacttttccaagtgaataaatttgttgatgtacacacatgttcttcaacattgttgcaacctaatcatcgacaagcaaacaaatatgttttgggtgaatatgttgctgatgttttggctgaagactatagtagagtttatcggggaaaagaaattgttaatgatatgaatgctcaattgaatatcaatatctcataccatcaggcatggcgtgcgaaacaatatgcattgttgtcgttaaggggtacgaaagaggattcttttaccaaacttccggcgtattgtcacaacttggccaaacataatccgggtactgtcacacatattaaaacagatgttgatgatcggtttgagtttttgtacgtcgcactcggttgctcg gtacgagcttttgtcaatttttgtaagccgaccctagtagtagatggagctcacctaaagggcgagttcaaaggtaccatgctacttgcagttactaaggacggacaaaatcaaatattaccggttgcatatggtatatgcaaaaatgagtgtactaattcttggacatggttttttcaaaaactacgtgattgcataggaaatatgcaggagcttacaattatatctgataggtctccatctatagcaacatccgttgccaacatttttcctcacgctcatcatggaatatgtggtgtccatttgtatttcaacatagtatctagattcggcaagagtaagacggttaaaggaattttttgggaggcgtgtagggcgtacacagttgatgcttttgatgctgccatggatgttatgaaaaagacaaaagaaccagtatgggagtacttaaaaagtataaatccagaaacctggtcaagggcacattttaaagggaaccgatacaatcttatgtcgtccaacagtgcggagtctataaatgcattatctagacacgcacgtaaggtgccaatacttatgttgattgatttttttcgtgctacaatgcaacaatggtggtttcaaagacgtaactttgcag cggaagcaacaacaacacttaccccttgggcggatgaagttgtaaaagaaaacaagaaaaattttaccaaatgggatgttcgcatgatctcaaatacgaaatgcgaggtcaaaaagggggcacaaaatgtgattgttgattttcaacatatgacatgtacatgtaggcattggcaacttgatgggataccttgtggtcatgtcataagatgtttaacagtgaacaatgaccaagactgctcgaggtttgcattaaatgcttactttaccgaaacactgaggaaaacatatgaggaatcaataaaccctctgccgaagccatccgaatgggagatccccgatgatttgatgattgttaagccacctataatggataaacgtcagccaggcaggccaagaaacacagaccgcattccatcccaaggcgagggtccaattataaaagagtgttctacatgtggtcacctaggacacacgagaaataattgtactggaagggcctctggtagcagagcaggtcacataatttctactgcagaaatggcatataatattggtggttcagcgggttgctcacaaacccataacgctgattttgatataaaacaaccttga